One part of the Pseudemcibacter aquimaris genome encodes these proteins:
- a CDS encoding beta strand repeat-containing protein: MIVSYTDAFGNPESVTSNEFTNIGNSNDLPTGDVTIDGTLMELSTLTANVSNLADLDGLGTLHYQWKAGGSNVGTDSNQYTLSQSDVGEVITVTVTYTDGFGASETVTSAGTSPILNYNNDPEGDITISGTVAQGQELSVVNTVTDIDGITTGPEAYQWYADGVAISGATGTSYTLTQAEVGKNITVKYSYTDDETNDESVTSAETIDVVNVNDLPTGGIFLTGSWDQGFTLGINTSNLVDIDGLGAFNYQWQRNGVDINGATQSTHLLTQDDVGDDIRLVLTYTDQEGTPETVISNVALGIGNVNDNPTGNITISGTGTEDQTLNLISNDVADIDGLGSFSYQWQADGVDIVGETGLSLTLTDDHVGKDITIVGKYTDGHGYNETVSSNSIDDIQNINDDPAGGVTISGTAREGEILQAITNTLADDDGLGTLSYQWKADGVNFGSNIGHIALSQEHVGKNITVTVSYTDAHGTPESVTSSETVDVVNVNDPVIGKPVITGNNYVGSVRGIDMSSVSDEDGIGVLNYQWKADGVDIAGATESTYRTTHDDAGKVISVVVSYTDAYGQAESTTSDDTGAIGYDAAFFLSGTWYPVGNNSSYLDQSAATADLQILHGGNGNGSDYFITGSGNDYVDLAGGINKISTGAGNDAIKFNGTDIIDGGADSDYISFTVSGQTIDLANMQVVNVEEYLLNNTNITISADSVEAATDANNLLKLSGGSNVFSNDAWTPGGTSGQYTVYTATATSGDTVTIHLHTSTGPTPVFMRDMGGDIYTAASNVAHNIDWSDRTANLTINLGGGADTFISGSGNDFVTPNNGADIINLGAGNDSIEYALEDTIDGDTGFDTIILQSDNLDLTPDVTKVSNVEQIFMNGNNNVVILTADDVEAITDADNDLWISTTGLANTVILNEDWVQGGLVTHPIGSNQFREYTRTATSGDTVTIYLEEDAYSVGYAHGFSAITTTSITSNDPTGSVYYEKSTYSGPHINIQGGAGDDHFTAGDRDDTIYTQGGNDTVYAGGGDDRINLNTGADLVYAGDGDDFIQIWDTTSAHTIYGENGSDTLIYKGLGSFDGGTDSGLDTVDIRTAGTTFDLSTTQFTNIEAISISTYAVPDNITADDVDLVTEAGKDTLKVRGSGTVYSTDDWTVQNFSNIDGTVYYHYTATATSGDTMTLSVQSGMDAFYNADVDGSYTAGELVGFESTGVNTYAAINDFDSAMNLSNDSNNLTVYNRRGENSIETGSGNDTIHTDVIYGTYNGGSGNDTLIFNGQSISTSMYGSYSNIENLTLNGVGITLNISASNIYGINASNSLNITSNASTNGINFTGSWSLDYEDASIVRFTSNDAAAPVYVNINKSGNYNEIISNITKQTSNQFLGASDKPAIFYKPDSGSSYLIFNESDGGFYATGSGTDSVWNKTGFITWDGGAGTDYLNYSQRGSGVNINLLTDTHTNGSSPSDKIDNVEWITGSNFNDVIYGENHNENFLGGNGNDTLMGGMGLDIIKGEGGNDIIYGSNATTNDNILDELYGGSGNDTIYFHYGDRLYGEGNFDKAILMSTVDTNINLGDEIYRTLELINIDGNHANSLIADQASIFTTTGGGNILYVNGGADDTLYLDEAWSKVTTTFYDGVMYDTYTFTGTTIHISQNIGSIKYSPDVDGVYSPGEIHGYTTSGIYTSINDFDSAINLFGSGSAPLNIDSGGGNDHIVTSSGNDFIRGGAGNDYIDGDTGEDDINGEAGDDTIVFNNDLISFFDGGSGTDTLLFDDFGLNIDFNIYNVDDIEIIDLADKGNTISFTIFDMQNMTEQGDDFEYTLIIKGGGSDVVNSLGQSWINTGPEAIDGQFYTKYETGLYNLLIDDDITMNIS; encoded by the coding sequence GTGATCGTCAGTTACACCGACGCATTCGGCAATCCGGAAAGCGTGACATCAAACGAATTCACAAACATTGGCAACAGCAATGACTTACCAACGGGTGATGTTACCATTGACGGCACGCTTATGGAATTAAGCACCCTCACCGCCAATGTCAGTAATCTGGCTGATCTGGACGGCCTGGGCACACTGCATTATCAATGGAAGGCTGGCGGATCAAACGTTGGTACAGACAGCAATCAATATACATTAAGCCAATCCGATGTTGGTGAGGTGATCACGGTTACAGTGACATATACCGATGGATTTGGTGCATCGGAAACCGTAACATCAGCAGGCACATCACCGATCCTGAATTATAACAATGACCCTGAAGGTGACATCACCATCAGCGGCACCGTGGCACAGGGTCAGGAACTGTCTGTAGTCAATACCGTAACGGATATCGATGGCATAACAACCGGCCCAGAAGCATACCAATGGTATGCGGATGGTGTGGCAATTTCTGGTGCCACCGGAACATCATACACATTGACACAGGCCGAAGTCGGCAAAAACATCACCGTCAAATATTCATATACCGATGATGAAACAAACGACGAGTCCGTTACATCAGCAGAAACAATTGATGTGGTGAACGTCAACGATTTACCGACTGGTGGCATTTTCCTTACTGGTTCGTGGGATCAGGGCTTCACACTTGGTATCAACACTTCAAACCTTGTGGATATCGACGGTCTTGGCGCCTTTAATTACCAATGGCAACGCAATGGTGTTGATATCAATGGCGCGACCCAATCAACACATCTTCTAACGCAGGATGATGTGGGCGATGATATCCGTTTGGTCTTAACGTACACCGACCAAGAAGGCACACCGGAAACAGTTATTTCCAATGTGGCTTTAGGGATCGGCAACGTTAATGACAACCCAACGGGCAACATCACAATTTCCGGTACAGGCACCGAGGATCAAACACTTAACCTGATCTCAAATGATGTCGCCGATATCGACGGCCTTGGTTCCTTTAGTTATCAATGGCAGGCAGATGGTGTTGATATTGTTGGTGAAACGGGTCTTTCACTGACACTGACCGATGACCATGTCGGCAAAGACATCACAATTGTCGGAAAATATACTGACGGGCATGGGTATAACGAAACCGTTTCGTCAAATTCCATCGATGATATTCAAAACATCAATGATGACCCAGCAGGCGGCGTCACCATTTCCGGCACGGCACGCGAAGGCGAAATTTTACAGGCGATCACAAACACCCTCGCTGATGATGACGGTCTTGGCACGTTAAGTTATCAATGGAAAGCCGACGGCGTTAATTTCGGTAGCAACATCGGACATATCGCCCTATCACAAGAACATGTAGGCAAAAACATCACCGTCACCGTTAGTTACACGGACGCACACGGCACACCGGAAAGCGTTACATCAAGTGAAACCGTCGATGTGGTCAATGTTAATGATCCTGTTATTGGCAAGCCGGTCATCACCGGCAATAATTATGTTGGTTCCGTTCGCGGCATTGACATGAGCAGCGTTTCCGACGAAGACGGCATTGGCGTACTTAATTACCAATGGAAAGCAGACGGTGTTGATATCGCCGGCGCAACCGAAAGCACATACCGCACAACCCATGACGACGCGGGTAAAGTCATTTCTGTAGTAGTAAGCTACACCGATGCTTACGGCCAAGCCGAAAGCACAACATCCGATGATACAGGCGCAATAGGTTATGATGCTGCCTTTTTCCTATCTGGTACATGGTATCCTGTTGGTAATAATTCATCATATCTTGATCAATCGGCAGCAACTGCAGATCTTCAAATCCTTCACGGTGGTAACGGAAATGGAAGCGATTATTTCATAACCGGTTCCGGTAATGATTATGTCGACCTTGCAGGTGGTATAAACAAAATAAGCACAGGCGCAGGCAATGACGCCATTAAGTTCAATGGTACAGACATCATTGATGGCGGTGCGGATAGCGATTATATTTCATTTACCGTCAGTGGTCAGACAATTGACCTTGCCAACATGCAGGTGGTGAATGTTGAAGAATACCTTCTTAATAATACCAATATCACCATTTCCGCTGATAGTGTCGAGGCCGCAACGGATGCCAATAACCTGTTAAAATTATCAGGTGGCAGCAATGTATTTTCCAATGACGCATGGACACCTGGCGGTACAAGTGGCCAATATACGGTTTATACCGCAACCGCCACATCCGGCGACACAGTTACGATCCATTTACATACGTCTACTGGACCAACTCCGGTATTCATGCGTGATATGGGGGGTGATATTTATACAGCCGCAAGCAACGTAGCCCATAACATTGATTGGAGCGACCGGACAGCCAATCTCACAATTAACCTTGGCGGTGGCGCAGATACGTTTATAAGCGGATCTGGTAATGATTTCGTAACGCCAAACAATGGCGCAGACATCATTAATCTTGGCGCTGGTAATGACAGCATTGAATATGCACTTGAAGACACCATTGATGGCGACACAGGGTTCGATACGATTATTTTACAATCAGATAACCTTGACTTAACACCGGACGTGACCAAAGTTTCCAATGTCGAACAAATTTTCATGAACGGTAACAACAATGTCGTCATTTTAACCGCTGATGATGTTGAGGCAATAACAGACGCCGACAATGATTTATGGATTTCAACAACTGGCCTTGCCAATACGGTGATCTTAAACGAAGACTGGGTTCAAGGCGGCCTTGTCACCCACCCTATCGGGTCAAATCAATTCCGTGAATATACCCGCACGGCAACATCCGGTGATACGGTAACGATTTATCTTGAGGAAGATGCATATTCCGTTGGCTACGCGCACGGCTTTAGCGCGATTACAACAACCTCGATCACATCAAATGACCCAACCGGTTCCGTTTATTATGAAAAATCAACCTATAGCGGCCCACATATAAATATTCAGGGTGGTGCCGGTGATGATCATTTTACTGCGGGTGACCGTGATGACACCATTTACACCCAAGGCGGCAACGATACCGTTTATGCCGGTGGTGGTGACGACCGAATTAACCTGAATACCGGTGCCGATTTGGTTTATGCCGGTGACGGCGATGATTTCATCCAAATCTGGGATACTACATCGGCCCATACCATTTACGGTGAAAATGGCAGCGATACCCTCATTTATAAGGGGTTAGGCTCGTTTGACGGCGGTACCGACAGTGGTCTTGATACGGTTGATATTAGAACAGCGGGTACGACATTTGATCTATCCACTACGCAATTCACCAATATCGAAGCCATTAGCATTTCCACTTATGCAGTTCCGGATAACATAACGGCCGACGATGTTGACCTGGTCACAGAAGCCGGTAAAGACACCCTAAAGGTTCGTGGCTCGGGCACGGTTTATTCCACCGATGATTGGACTGTTCAAAACTTCAGTAATATTGATGGAACTGTTTATTACCATTATACGGCAACGGCCACATCCGGTGACACCATGACCCTTAGCGTCCAATCGGGAATGGATGCATTCTATAACGCGGATGTCGATGGATCATACACTGCTGGTGAATTAGTCGGTTTTGAAAGCACAGGTGTTAATACCTATGCCGCGATCAATGATTTTGATAGCGCCATGAATTTAAGTAACGATTCAAATAATCTGACTGTTTATAATAGACGTGGCGAAAATTCCATTGAAACCGGAAGCGGTAATGACACTATCCATACGGATGTCATCTATGGAACCTATAATGGTGGTAGTGGTAATGATACGCTTATTTTCAATGGCCAAAGTATTTCTACATCAATGTATGGTAGTTATTCAAACATTGAAAATCTGACCCTTAACGGTGTTGGTATCACATTGAATATTAGCGCAAGTAATATTTACGGCATCAATGCATCAAATTCGCTGAATATCACATCAAATGCGTCTACCAATGGCATCAATTTTACCGGAAGCTGGTCTCTTGATTACGAAGATGCAAGTATTGTCCGCTTTACATCAAACGATGCAGCAGCACCTGTTTATGTGAACATTAATAAATCCGGCAATTATAATGAAATTATCAGCAACATTACCAAACAAACCTCGAACCAGTTCTTAGGCGCGAGCGATAAACCGGCGATTTTCTATAAACCGGATAGCGGCAGTAGTTACCTTATTTTTAATGAATCCGATGGTGGTTTTTATGCCACAGGTTCCGGTACAGATAGTGTCTGGAATAAAACCGGCTTTATCACATGGGACGGCGGCGCCGGCACGGATTATCTGAATTATTCACAACGAGGATCTGGCGTTAACATTAACCTGTTAACCGATACCCACACCAATGGCTCTAGCCCAAGTGACAAAATCGATAATGTGGAATGGATCACTGGTTCAAATTTTAATGACGTTATTTACGGCGAAAATCATAATGAAAACTTCCTTGGCGGTAACGGAAATGACACCTTAATGGGTGGAATGGGCCTTGATATCATTAAGGGCGAAGGGGGTAATGATATCATTTACGGTAGTAACGCCACGACCAATGACAACATTCTTGATGAACTTTATGGCGGTAGCGGAAATGACACGATTTATTTCCATTATGGTGATCGTCTCTATGGTGAGGGTAATTTCGACAAGGCAATTTTAATGTCAACTGTAGACACAAACATCAACCTTGGTGATGAAATCTATAGAACCCTTGAATTAATAAACATTGACGGTAACCACGCAAACAGCCTTATCGCCGATCAGGCATCAATCTTTACAACGACAGGTGGCGGAAATATTCTTTATGTTAATGGCGGGGCCGATGACACACTTTACTTAGACGAAGCATGGTCAAAAGTGACCACAACATTTTATGATGGCGTAATGTATGACACCTATACATTTACAGGTACAACAATACACATAAGCCAGAATATTGGTTCCATTAAATATTCCCCAGATGTGGATGGTGTTTATAGCCCGGGTGAGATTCACGGATACACCACCTCCGGAATATATACATCCATCAATGATTTCGACAGTGCCATCAATTTATTCGGTTCTGGCTCTGCCCCGTTAAATATCGACAGTGGTGGTGGTAACGATCATATTGTTACAAGCAGTGGAAACGACTTCATTAGAGGCGGCGCGGGTAATGATTATATTGACGGCGACACCGGCGAGGATGATATCAATGGTGAAGCGGGTGATGATACCATCGTCTTTAACAATGATTTAATCAGTTTCTTTGATGGCGGTAGCGGTACAGACACATTATTATTTGATGACTTCGGCCTAAACATCGATTTCAACATTTATAATGTTGATGACATAGAAATCATCGACCTTGCTGATAAAGGAAACACAATCTCGTTCACAATATTTGATATGCAGAATATGACGGAACAAGGTGATGACTTTGAATACACCCTTATCATTAAGGGCGGCGGGTCTGATGTTGTTAATTCACTAGGACAATCTTGGATTAATACTGGCCCAGAAGCGATCGATGGACAATTTTATACGAAATATGAAACAGGACTTTACAATCTGTTGATTGATGATGACATCACAATGAATATTTCCTAA
- a CDS encoding Calx-beta domain-containing protein, whose product MQDNNKEQSSSKYKFSKKKKASILMTLLPLSACGGGGTAGGGGGGTPTPPAPAEPAEFIESPTDTWIARDNRNTTLDQADATTDLTVTGKSGNDTIHTGSGADNIMGAAGNDIIRAGEGADTVDAGNGNDAIVLIGTTTAGQYDQADINNAGNGYNLSNIITLADLNGRTVSEVVAGESINGGAGTNTLFIYGNVDLTGVTVSNVTVLEIHSTVTITPDQLAMFTTVNGDGTSVINIDVPSGDTYVLDLTGMSVDEIAEINVTGNLTFRISDTSQLDGITDVNSTSGTITLDVVDAGSDTVVDLGEIADTFNVIDEITLDDQVTLDILDGTDITGLGLTDIGGSGEVNTNGNSTTQNTLDTNVTLGGTVSIALPELSINDPSEDEVEATEPFTVTLSFASSATVTVDYNLSNGQNGTLTFNPGETVQTITANWTDDSTDENNETITATLSNPSNADIADATGVLTILDDDNPPSLSINNIAVDEVDETGTFTVTLSQASGKTVTVDYTAPDGSTGTLTFNPGDTQKTFSTAWTDDTTDENDEIVNATLSNPTNATIADGTGQLNIQDDDNPPTISINNTSADEADEIATFTVTLSEASGKTVTVDYTAPDGGTGTLTFNAGETQKTFTTTWSDDSTDEDNETANATLSNPSNASIADGSGQLTILDDDPSPTISINDISADEIDETATFTVTLSNSSIRTITVDYTAPDGSTGTLTFNPGDTQKTFTTAWSDDFNREDDEVVNATLSNPTNATIADGSGQLTIQDDDHTVAFSDGTRLMDLSLSSNSVTRGEDGIELTFDLNGNAATIHVEVTDQFGNTDLYSFTGTSGTMALEMDGRENQTSAHGMTNVSSYQVSSVYFEDSNGNISYLDNQNFTDYSFNKTVSVSSGTVSSPTVSMSLSSFSLGSSAITLGDGETPQIITFDTTINSGLVDGVMVKFEDANGVLHSTFFSGSSGETALMFDEQIAESGTYTLYSVEVFDHSGNSVVYNKSQIDTLFGASESTFTLTNTESIDFTVPTSTKDSFLPWDLYNPSGIDYVDGVLSGYGYQTNADGSPLIITYSFGHPDNSEFRSNYSDNNYEAASKIDQFTGEQQAIVREMLSQISEDVNIIFVEVPDDGNEAGNMRFTWTENGFETPNNAFAWAYYPFSHATAGDVWFSEETILPEMNLDVTNTLFKNTIIHEIGHALGLKHTFEEDGLFNEMPNQFDGKDYTMMAYDIVATNAAGFTENSAPTDLMWIDILALQYVYGANYTFSAGDDVYHIMPEQWNYHTLWDYSGVDTLDASNFTAGVNINLDPGSWSNVGIVIDVTTNSGDAFNQTLHIAPDTFIENVVGGSGNDILSGNIKDNVITGGAGNDTMVGDDGDDTFIIDGNSNFSSDSINGGNDRDTVQVSGVTNFDANNLTILNVEMFNIAVGNHAQTFTIDASDVVAKTSGANTLFIKGDATDTINTASTWLTNGTVTNVHAKTDGTFYVTYTSGSATIYMDVEIGTLSNFPAFSFETFNEITSTSYAGGDGTITGTATLAMRSSSEDLTVTSIGFNNIMTGSGDDTVTSTNGGDFYIDGGGADALTNISTISYANSDAGVNVDLANGTATGGYAEGDTFDNSGITDVTVYGSSKDDTLKAGTDNASLHGLKGDDTLIGGTGTDTLDGGEGNDMIHYGAGDTIRGGDGYDYLILQDDLDLSTETLLTLEEVDVSGGGNQTVTLAVQDVLDLTDADNKLIISGDSGDAVTSTGEGWVQGADTYIENEVYNVYTSGGATLLIDEDISQTIT is encoded by the coding sequence GTGCAAGACAACAACAAAGAACAATCAAGCTCAAAATATAAATTCAGCAAAAAGAAAAAAGCATCAATCCTCATGACATTATTACCATTGTCTGCCTGTGGCGGGGGTGGTACTGCTGGTGGTGGTGGTGGCGGAACGCCCACTCCTCCTGCGCCTGCGGAACCTGCTGAATTTATTGAAAGTCCGACGGACACATGGATTGCACGTGATAACCGTAACACAACACTGGATCAGGCGGACGCAACAACCGACCTAACCGTCACCGGTAAAAGTGGTAATGACACTATCCATACCGGAAGTGGTGCTGATAATATCATGGGTGCTGCCGGAAATGATATCATTCGTGCGGGCGAAGGTGCCGATACGGTTGACGCCGGCAACGGCAATGATGCCATCGTATTAATCGGCACAACAACAGCCGGACAATATGATCAAGCCGACATCAACAATGCCGGAAACGGTTATAACCTTTCTAACATTATTACTCTTGCGGATTTAAATGGCCGCACTGTGTCAGAGGTCGTCGCCGGTGAAAGCATCAATGGCGGCGCCGGCACAAACACACTGTTTATATACGGAAATGTCGATCTGACAGGCGTTACAGTCAGTAACGTAACTGTGCTTGAAATTCATTCAACGGTTACAATTACACCAGATCAACTTGCCATGTTCACAACAGTAAACGGTGACGGGACATCAGTTATAAACATTGATGTACCATCCGGTGATACATATGTCCTTGACCTTACGGGAATGAGCGTCGATGAGATCGCAGAAATCAACGTCACAGGAAACCTGACATTCCGCATTTCCGATACATCACAGCTTGATGGCATTACCGATGTTAATTCAACAAGCGGCACCATCACCCTTGATGTGGTTGATGCCGGTTCTGATACTGTTGTTGACCTTGGCGAGATCGCGGATACATTCAATGTCATTGATGAAATCACACTGGATGATCAGGTAACATTGGATATTCTTGATGGCACAGATATCACTGGTCTTGGCCTAACTGACATCGGCGGCAGTGGCGAAGTTAATACAAACGGCAACAGCACAACACAAAATACCCTTGATACCAACGTCACTCTTGGTGGCACGGTTAGTATTGCTTTACCTGAATTATCGATCAATGATCCATCCGAAGATGAAGTAGAGGCCACAGAACCATTTACCGTTACCCTGTCATTTGCGTCCAGCGCTACAGTGACTGTGGATTATAACCTTAGCAATGGTCAAAATGGCACCCTTACCTTTAATCCTGGTGAAACAGTGCAAACCATCACCGCCAATTGGACAGATGACAGCACAGATGAAAACAATGAAACCATCACCGCAACATTAAGCAACCCGTCAAATGCGGATATCGCCGATGCTACGGGTGTTTTAACCATCCTTGATGATGATAATCCACCTAGCCTAAGCATTAATAATATTGCAGTGGATGAAGTAGATGAAACTGGCACATTCACAGTTACGTTATCGCAGGCTTCTGGAAAAACGGTAACTGTTGATTACACAGCCCCAGATGGCAGCACAGGTACGCTGACCTTTAACCCGGGTGATACACAGAAAACATTTTCAACCGCTTGGACGGATGACACCACCGACGAAAACGATGAAATCGTCAATGCGACCCTAAGCAATCCGACGAATGCAACGATTGCCGATGGCACCGGGCAACTGAATATTCAGGATGATGACAACCCACCAACCATCAGCATTAATAACACATCCGCTGATGAGGCCGACGAAATCGCAACATTCACCGTTACCCTGTCCGAGGCATCCGGCAAAACAGTCACTGTTGATTACACAGCCCCTGATGGCGGCACAGGAACATTAACGTTCAATGCTGGTGAAACCCAAAAAACATTCACGACCACATGGTCCGATGACAGCACAGACGAGGATAATGAAACGGCGAACGCCACATTATCAAACCCGTCAAACGCAAGCATTGCCGACGGCAGCGGCCAGTTAACAATCCTTGATGATGATCCCTCCCCGACCATCAGCATTAATGATATTTCTGCGGATGAAATTGATGAAACGGCAACCTTTACCGTTACTCTATCCAATTCAAGCATCAGAACCATCACCGTGGATTACACCGCGCCGGATGGCAGCACCGGGACGCTCACTTTTAACCCGGGTGATACACAGAAAACATTCACGACCGCATGGTCCGATGATTTCAACCGCGAGGACGATGAAGTCGTTAACGCGACCCTTAGCAACCCGACAAATGCAACCATCGCAGACGGTTCTGGCCAGCTAACCATTCAGGATGACGACCATACGGTTGCTTTTTCCGATGGTACGCGTCTTATGGATTTATCACTATCCAGCAACAGTGTGACACGCGGCGAAGATGGCATTGAATTAACATTTGACCTTAACGGAAACGCCGCCACAATCCATGTGGAAGTGACCGACCAATTCGGTAACACCGACCTTTACAGCTTTACCGGTACAAGCGGCACAATGGCCCTTGAAATGGATGGCAGAGAAAATCAGACATCCGCACACGGTATGACCAATGTGTCCAGTTATCAGGTAAGCAGTGTTTATTTCGAAGACAGCAATGGCAACATCAGCTATCTTGATAATCAAAACTTTACTGATTATAGTTTCAATAAAACCGTAAGCGTTTCATCCGGAACAGTCAGCAGCCCGACTGTATCTATGTCTCTTTCATCATTCTCGCTCGGTTCATCAGCGATCACACTGGGTGATGGTGAAACACCGCAAATCATCACATTTGATACGACCATTAACAGCGGTCTTGTTGATGGTGTTATGGTGAAATTTGAAGATGCCAATGGCGTATTGCATTCAACATTCTTTAGCGGCTCTTCTGGCGAAACGGCACTTATGTTTGATGAGCAAATAGCCGAAAGCGGAACATACACGCTTTATTCCGTTGAAGTATTCGATCATTCCGGTAATTCGGTTGTATATAACAAAAGCCAGATTGATACATTGTTTGGCGCATCTGAAAGCACATTTACGCTTACAAACACCGAAAGCATCGATTTCACAGTACCAACCAGCACAAAAGATTCCTTCCTGCCTTGGGATTTATATAACCCAAGTGGTATTGATTATGTGGATGGTGTCCTTTCCGGTTATGGTTATCAAACAAATGCCGATGGTTCACCGCTTATTATCACCTATAGTTTCGGTCATCCGGATAATAGTGAGTTTAGATCAAATTATTCCGATAATAATTACGAAGCCGCGTCTAAAATCGATCAATTCACAGGCGAACAACAAGCCATCGTGCGTGAAATGCTTTCCCAGATTTCCGAAGACGTGAACATCATCTTTGTTGAGGTTCCAGATGACGGAAACGAAGCAGGTAACATGCGCTTCACATGGACAGAGAACGGCTTTGAAACACCGAACAACGCATTTGCATGGGCATATTACCCATTCAGCCACGCAACAGCAGGCGATGTATGGTTTTCCGAAGAAACAATTCTGCCGGAAATGAATCTTGACGTAACAAATACGCTGTTTAAAAATACAATCATCCATGAAATTGGTCACGCACTGGGTCTTAAGCATACTTTTGAAGAAGATGGCCTATTCAATGAAATGCCAAACCAATTTGACGGCAAAGATTACACCATGATGGCGTATGACATTGTGGCGACCAATGCCGCTGGCTTTACAGAAAACAGCGCACCGACTGACCTAATGTGGATTGATATTCTTGCGCTTCAATATGTTTATGGTGCCAACTACACATTCAGTGCGGGTGATGATGTTTATCACATTATGCCAGAACAATGGAATTACCATACACTTTGGGATTACAGCGGTGTTGATACACTGGACGCGAGCAACTTTACCGCCGGCGTTAATATCAACCTTGATCCCGGCTCATGGTCCAATGTCGGTATTGTTATTGATGTAACCACAAATAGCGGTGACGCATTCAATCAAACATTACACATTGCCCCTGATACCTTTATCGAAAATGTTGTCGGCGGTTCCGGCAATGATATTCTTTCCGGTAACATTAAAGACAACGTGATTACTGGTGGCGCGGGTAACGACACCATGGTTGGTGATGATGGTGATGATACCTTTATCATTGATGGGAATTCTAATTTCTCATCTGACAGCATTAACGGTGGCAATGACCGTGATACGGTTCAGGTTTCCGGCGTTACTAATTTTGATGCCAACAACCTTACGATCCTGAATGTGGAAATGTTTAATATTGCGGTTGGCAATCATGCACAAACATTCACCATTGATGCATCCGATGTTGTTGCCAAAACCAGTGGTGCAAACACCCTATTCATCAAGGGTGATGCAACAGACACCATTAACACCGCAAGCACCTGGTTAACCAATGGTACTGTGACAAACGTACATGCCAAGACGGACGGTACATTCTATGTCACCTACACAAGCGGCAGCGCGACCATTTACATGGATGTTGAAATCGGAACGCTTTCAAACTTCCCTGCCTTTAGCTTTGAAACATTCAATGAAATCACATCAACCAGCTACGCCGGCGGTGACGGAACAATTACAGGCACAGCAACACTTGCCATGCGCAGTTCATCAGAAGATCTGACCGTGACATCGATTGGTTTTAACAACATCATGACCGGTAGCGGTGATGACACAGTGACAAGTACCAATGGCGGTGATTTTTATATCGATGGCGGTGGTGCGGATGCGCTTACCAATATTTCAACGATCAGTTACGCAAATTCTGATGCGGGTGTAAATGTGGACCTTGCAAACGGCACCGCAACAGGTGGCTATGCCGAGGGTGACACATTTGACAATTCCGGCATTACGGACGTGACCGTTTATGGCTCATCCAAGGATGATACACTTAAAGCAGGAACCGACAATGCATCACTTCATGGTCTTAAGGGCGATGATACGCTGATCGGTGGAACAGGAACTGATACACTTGATGGCGGCGAAGGTAACGATATGATCCATTACGGCGCGGGTGATACCATCCGTGGTGGTGATGGGTATGATTATCTTATTCTGCAAGATGACTTGGACCTTAGCACTGAAACATTGCTAACTCTTGAAGAAGTCGACGTCAGTGGCGGCGGCAATCAGACAGTGACCTTAGCAGTGCAAGATGTGCTTGATTTAACCGACGCCGATAACAAATTAATCATCAGCGGCGACAGCGGTGATGCGGTGACATCAACTGGCGAAGGATGGGTTCAAGGTGCTGATACCTATATCGAAAATGAAGTCTATAATGTCTATACATCAGGCGGTGCAACGCTTCTGATTGACGAAGATATCAGCCAGACAATAACATAA